A segment of the Fibrobacter succinogenes subsp. succinogenes S85 genome:
TTGCTTGCTCTTTTATACTTTGGATTGGTTTTTTAGATCGTGGAAAATACTGTTTCTTTGTTGGATATTGCAGAGTCGCCCTGGCAACAGGTGCTCGACCGCGTGCGTTCGGAATGCAAGGACTTTTTTGGTGCCGTAATTCTTGACGCTCTTGGTTATGAGGGAATGTGCAATGGCTATGCCTTGCTCACTGTTCCTGATGAGCTTCGCGAGAACTGGGTGAATTCCCATTATGGCGATTTGTTGCGCAAGTCCTTTACGGCTGTATTTGGTAGTGAATTTGTTGATTATCGCATCCGTCAGATTGCTCCTTCGGACCCGATTCCCGAAATCAAGCTCACGATGCCTGTTATTCCGCGTCCCGAGAAAAAGAAGGCCGAGGTTAAGCGCCCGAAGCAGCCTTTGGCTCTTTATGCCCGCTATACTTTTGAAAACTTTGTCGAAGGGGAGTGCAATTCTACGGCTTTCCGCGCTTGCCAGGCGGTGGCCGAAAATCCGGGTGACCCGGCTTTGAATCCGCTTTTTGTCTATGGCGAAAGTGGCCTTGGTAAGACGCACTTGTTGCAGTCCATTGCTGCTAAAATCCAGAAGAGCCGCCCTGAAGCATCCATTGTCTATTGCCACGCTTATGATTTTTTGCGTGATGCAACGGCTATGGCGTCTGCGCTCCACAACAAGACGGGCAATGTGCGTGAACTAGCAGAGAAGTTCCGCGAACGCTATGAACTTTGCGATGTGCTTTTGCTTGACGATGTTCAGCTCCTGGAAAAGGGCCTCTGGACGCAGGACCGCCTTGCTATTTTGATTAAGCATTTGCGTGCCGAAGGTAAGCAGGTCGTGATTTCTTGCGACCGCCATCCGAACCTGTTTAGGGTGGTCGATACGGATAACGAATCCCGTGGTTCATCCAGATCTTCGATCCCGAGCATCTCTAAGAAGCTCCTTGCTCCGCTTGCCTCCTGTGTGGCTGTGGGCATTGATGAACCGGATCTTGCGACCCGTATGAACTTGATTAGCAAGAAGTCCGAAGATTTGCCGTTTGCAAAGGGTGACCGCGAAGAAATTTGCCGCTACCTTTCGATGCAGCCGCGTAAGAACGTTCGCCTGATTGAAGGTCTTTTGAACTTCCTCGGTGCGATGAACATGTTCTGCAAGGCCGATTTGAACTTGAATGGCGTGAAGCGCCTCGTGGCACCGTCGGAACATGGCGGCCATGTGGAACTCACCGCCAAGAACATTATTGAAGCGGTTGCTATGGATTATCGTGTCGAGGTCTGTGAGCTCTCGTCCAAGCGCCAGGCTGCCGCGATTTCTATGCCCCGCAAGGTGGCGATGTTCCTTTGCCGCGAACTCACGACCGATTCGCTCCAGAATATCGGTGCGATGTTCTGCAGGGACTATGCCACTGTAATCGCCGCCATTAATTCCCTGAAAAAGCAGATGGAAACGGATGCGTCACTCGCAAGGCGCGTTCAAGATATCCGTTATATGCTGGAAGCCTAGCATGATTGCTCTTTTAACGGGTGGCGCCGGCGTCGTAGGGAAGGCGTTGTGCCGGGAACTAATAGCACGGGGAGTGTGTGTCCGCGTCTTGACGCTTCCGGGCGATTCTTTGGCGAAGTCCTTACCGAGCGAGGTGGATGTCCGTTACGGCGATGTCACCGATTTTGATTCTATCCGAGGGGCGTTTGAAAACGTCGATGTCGTCTATCACTTGGCGGCAATTCTTTTATCGACAAAACGCGGTGCTTTTGAGCACGTGAATACGGATGGCACGCGAAATGTGCTTGAAGCTAGCAAGCTTGCAGGCGTCCGCCGTTTCCTCTATGTCTCCAGCATCTCGGTAACGTACCCGATACTCACGCCGTATGGCGAAAGCAAAAAGAAAGGGGAATCTTTAGTGCATGCCTCCGGACTTGATTGGACGATTGTGCGCCCGACGCTTGTGATTGGCGATGGGGGCGGTGTCGAGTTCAACATGTTCCGCGATTACGTGAAGCGTTTCCCGGTCTATTTTATGCCAGGTGGCGGCAAATGCCTCAAACGCCCGGTCCGCAGTGTGGATTTGGTCAAGGGAATTGCCGTGGCTGGGCTTATGCCATGTGCGGTGGGGAAGACTTATGCCCTTGCGGGTTCAACCGTAATGACGATGGCGGAAATGGCTAAGCATGTGCTGACTGACGCCGGGATGCATCACCTGATGGTTCCGCTCCCGTGGTGGATTTCCAAACGACTTGCCGTCCTGAAAAACTGGATTGGTGGCAAGCGCGTGTCTGCCGAGCAGGCTTTGGCGGGATTTCTGTACGATGCCGCCCCGTCTATCGAAGATGCCGAGCGCGATCTCGACTACTATCCGGGCAGTCCGTTCTAGGATTTTAGAACTTAGAACTTAGAACTTAG
Coding sequences within it:
- a CDS encoding DnaA ATPase domain-containing protein produces the protein MENTVSLLDIAESPWQQVLDRVRSECKDFFGAVILDALGYEGMCNGYALLTVPDELRENWVNSHYGDLLRKSFTAVFGSEFVDYRIRQIAPSDPIPEIKLTMPVIPRPEKKKAEVKRPKQPLALYARYTFENFVEGECNSTAFRACQAVAENPGDPALNPLFVYGESGLGKTHLLQSIAAKIQKSRPEASIVYCHAYDFLRDATAMASALHNKTGNVRELAEKFRERYELCDVLLLDDVQLLEKGLWTQDRLAILIKHLRAEGKQVVISCDRHPNLFRVVDTDNESRGSSRSSIPSISKKLLAPLASCVAVGIDEPDLATRMNLISKKSEDLPFAKGDREEICRYLSMQPRKNVRLIEGLLNFLGAMNMFCKADLNLNGVKRLVAPSEHGGHVELTAKNIIEAVAMDYRVEVCELSSKRQAAAISMPRKVAMFLCRELTTDSLQNIGAMFCRDYATVIAAINSLKKQMETDASLARRVQDIRYMLEA
- a CDS encoding NAD(P)H-binding protein; the encoded protein is MIALLTGGAGVVGKALCRELIARGVCVRVLTLPGDSLAKSLPSEVDVRYGDVTDFDSIRGAFENVDVVYHLAAILLSTKRGAFEHVNTDGTRNVLEASKLAGVRRFLYVSSISVTYPILTPYGESKKKGESLVHASGLDWTIVRPTLVIGDGGGVEFNMFRDYVKRFPVYFMPGGGKCLKRPVRSVDLVKGIAVAGLMPCAVGKTYALAGSTVMTMAEMAKHVLTDAGMHHLMVPLPWWISKRLAVLKNWIGGKRVSAEQALAGFLYDAAPSIEDAERDLDYYPGSPF